In the Ptychodera flava strain L36383 chromosome 1, AS_Pfla_20210202, whole genome shotgun sequence genome, TACAATAACGTGAGTGAAGGGTGGCACCGAAGTAGAAAACACTTACggcactttcatttttcaatttattgcATAATAACACACTTTGGAAAGTGAGCAAGTACAATAAAACATGATCATATCTTGAACCACTGCTGCCAGGTAATGGCCAGCATTGAAATGAACTTTACGGGTGATAACATAAAAAATGATTCTCATATAAACTTTTAAAACTAGCAGCACTCACTGATGAGGAAAAAAACTTTTGTGTCTTTTGTGTAAATACGTTTTGAATGGCtgtatttaaattttctttcattttatttaaatttctatCATACTTTACTAAAtagcaaaaatgaaagtttttatCACATTATACTCTCACATTGCCTCTGACACTTATTTAAATTACTGGTAAATAATCCGTGACATTTGGGGCAAAATAATATGTTAGCACTTTCCTTTCTTTTAAGTGCATCTGAACGACTGGCGTTCAAAAATCTGTGGCACGCCATTCTTTTTTCGCTGTACACAATACGGCCAAATGGTCATATCAATTCTCTTGTCATTTGATCCAGACATGttatttaaagggatatagtcgtcggaactgcgcttaaaggtcgtatgggactcatacgaccgatgtaaaaactgtattcaagatacgatggtgattgctgaaagttaaaacatgtttgtcattatctacatcgtataatttaaatgttacagctatgatgatgaggtgcatctagatattggtacgaaatacattgtttgtaaacaagaaactagCATAGTTGATGATATGTAAGTCGATATTTCGGTATTTCTGTTTTAGTCTAATTATACTAGATTGTCGCATTCGATTTTGGGGGATTTGGCCGAGGGGTGCAGAGGGCTAAATTTATTGCTAGGTGATTTGCTGACATAGTAGCAAAATAtaagaatacaaaaaatgtcGACAAAAGTATTGAGGATTCATACAATCTTATGTAACTAGAGCCTTGTTGGTGGCTGCATTTTATTTCGTTCAAATTCGGTCGTCATTTGCAGTTTCTCTGTGAATGGTTTTACTTCAAGCTATTTTCAAGTGTCGACCATGTAAAACCTAGTCTGGAAAAGGAAATTTGACGACGACTGTGAAATCCGTGATGTAAACTCGCTCAGGATAATATTTCATTAGTCATAAAATGAGGGCTACTTATTTTTTTGCCCGAGAATATGCCATGCGTCACTTGCCCTGTTTCCCTCTAACTCTGAGCCGACATTGACCATTTTGCAATCGCCCTTGCTCGTAAAAGTAACACAGTCTTGAGGGAACGACATCGTGTCGATTGAGGCAAATGACATGGTAGCAGAGATGCTACGACTTGCACAAGAGGAAGTAGAAAATTTCAGTGACGATACATTACTTTAGGCGTATGGCTGTCGTCATCGgaatgcagggctcgaaattaacttttttccctgatagttcacttgggctaccattttctgaagttgggagcccagtgacaatggctggcaGCCCatgcgcattttattttttagcgataattttttttcattaacaagacaagaaaaagctatttttcaagattctgtccATGAAgcgaattttctagtcatttgatgtgaataacTTGCACACCTTCAATACCCAAAGGAAACGGGTATAATGGACAGCAGTGATCCTCAAAATACGGTAACTtattgacaacccgtttcattctcagagttgtatgcaaattttgacagtcgtcatgacaacgaccCGACCTTCTCAGCATGTGCATGAGACCAACTGTAGCAGgcaaaaatagaccatgggctttctgaaGGGGCAAGCATAATGTCCGCGTAATTGTGATTGACACATTCTGATGAAAATGCagtgaaaatgcgttttcattggccatcatttcctgtgcttGTCAGTtagctcgtccaaaagtgaCGGACTGGACATGACATGCCAAGTACtaactgaatttcatgtcccaggctttggtagtccatgtgcgataccatttcatggattttggtagccccagggaaaagttggtagtctatggacgcgggactaccgctaatttcgagcccagGAATGTGATGTGGTTGACATGTGTACGATTTGTTGAGTATCAAAGGAGGGTTTccaatatgaaaataatgatgacaacATCATGAATCTTTATCTACTTCAAATAAAACTGCCTGCAGTTATGTTTTTGGGAGCCTTCAGTTTCGCAGTTATCATTGTTTTCAAGGGATACAGTCTTTATTACAATATTGGGCATTCGTCCAATATTAATAGCGATATATGAGAAACTTAAAGTTAGAATGGAATATTCCTCAATGCAACATGTGatagaaaatcacatttcccagattactttaaatataaattattaggtttaatattccaaaaatTGAATGGCCGCAAAATGTACCGCATATGCTTTAGATTCTAAAACGTTACATTGACGGTGTTTAGTTTGCAAAAAGGAAGCATATGGCGATCAAGATTGTCCCATATGCAAATCGTCATGCGAGATATCAAtacatcagtatatgcagcGATTGACCGAAAATGCAAGTGTGAAAATCAAATAGTAAATTAGCTTATTGCCGAAATAccgatatgtcgatttaccgaTTTCAACTAGATATATCGATTTGCCGCAAAATATCACGAATTGCGAATATTCCTATTTCTCATCTTTAGTATAGACTTCATCCATCCCTGTTGGATGTGGTCTCAAGTTTCAAGACAATAAGatgaaaatgatacagaaaaaagaaacaattaCGTCTGCTGCCATAGGATGACGTCAGATGATAGAAAACTcttccattgtaattttcatgaaacttggcacATTGCCCAGTCAAAACAGACCAGATTTCAATATGCTAGATATTAAGATAAACCCCACAAAAGGTTTCAAAAGTTATGTGAAAAATAGGCTTACTCTGCATTTTGTTatgttattgacaaaattaagaacctttattatatttttaaaaatcgagCGGTGACCTAATTTTTATAGCATACTTTGAAAATCCGCGTTCTAAAAACGTAACTGACATTTTCACTTTACTTATTGTACAttctcaaaaacaaatatttatacatatgtatacatattttcTTGCCATTTCAAACTTGCTGTCTTCACCTTCATCGGCCAAGAGTGTTTCACGTCCTCTGATGTCAAGTTTACatgctgatataccacatgattttaaaatgcttaTTTGATCACTTTGAATTATATTCAACGGACATATGACTACGGTGCCGTCCCTTTAACGGAGTCATTTTTTAGCTTCATCATCGGTGTCAAGAGATGGAAAATGATACTTTTCCCGTAGCCTGTAGGGATCGTGATACTACAATGTCTCCTTCCCGGGGTCTCCTTGTGAGTTCCAAACACTTTCTAGCACTTCTGACTGTCTTGGTTTTGACGTTTATACTTAGGTTGCGCGCGTCCAAAACTCGTGTTACCGCGGATTTGAAATCTACCGCTATACTTGGTCCCGTAAATCTAGGTCAATGACGTCTTGATATGGCATCATTGACCTCGCCTGACATATTACGAAAGAATGGCATTGCTAATATTCATGCGCCTTTATCATGCAAAGTCGCTAGTGGCAGTGGTGAAAGAGGgagcagaagtgaaacggaagtgagagcgccgccactgtttggagtgtgCTGTGATGTGTAATAACACTGTGATGAAATAGCGTACGTGAGTTCGTATACAGGTCAGCTAACCATCTGTGACGGTAGGTATTGAAGTAGGTTGGAGAAAAATTATCCTCAGTATCAAATATATTTCTTACTACTTCTGTTTAATTACCCAATagcaacataaacaaacaaacaacaaaacaacaacaacaactgaacAACATAAAACACCGACATTACTCATGCGATATGACAGTGAGACGGGCATCAAGCAGGCATTTCGACTTATGGAAAAAAGTTTGCTATGGGAAGATTCAacattgttagtttaaaataattaaattcctTTGATTGTATTGATGTCATGGAACTGGTAAAACTGGATCTCAAATTGGAAAATGTGGTGGGAAAGCGCTGCTGCGAACGGAAAATATTATTAGGTATTTCGCAATATTATGTTGGTTGATAAATGTTGCGTATGATGCCCCATTTTGACAATAATGTCTATTCTCGCTTTCCCGGCCTTTTCGCTTCTCTGACGCATATGTAATGATCAAGACAAAGTGTGTCGCTGGCAGGCTCTGAAGGACAAGCTTCCCCGGGCCAGGAAACACTGTATACGGCACTGCTGGAAACCAAACATCGATGTAAATCACATGCAAATAAGGTTAGAGTTTACAATTCGCTTTCTTTCAGCTTGAAGGGTAACAAAGTTCAGTGTTGTATCATCACATAGACTGTGGTTCTCTACAACAAGGTGACTTCTCACAGTGGTAATGGCGTTGTCTCCAATTCGAGTTCTAACACTTTTGCTTGCTAGACGAGTCCAGACTTGTTGTCAGTCCCAGAGCTCACTCACTTTGTCCGTCAGAAGGTCAACAACAGTAGCACAGCCTGTAGATAAAGGCGATGACAGACCGAAGCTGATCGATGAGAGCAAGGTCAAACCTTTTGAAGCAATCCCTGGACAACAGAGCAAGCTTGCTACCTACATCAATGTGTTTCGCAATGGTGGTCTAGCGAGGCTTGATAAGTACTTCACATGGCGTCGAAACACCTTAGGCCCCATTTGGAAGGAAAGTATCGGAACTCTCTCTGGAGTTGTGGTAGCCGATCCCAGCGCAACGGAAGCTGTTGTTCGTGCCGAGGGAAAATATCCCCGTCGAATGCCGATGGAACCATGGTTACTCTACCGAAAAATGGGAGGATATTCGCTCGGTGTCCTTTTAGCGTGAGTTTGTCCTAGATATGTTTATATCTGTAGGTTtatatgatttatttttaaaacacagaCCTATGTGTTGAGAGCCAACAGTTATTGTTGAAAGGGGTCACACAATGCAGTGTCCCGATTTGCTCGTTTGACTCACGTAGTAGACTGTACAAAGGTTACAGCGTTCGACAATTCATACACGTTCGCCACACTTTTGACAATGTTTTGGTCGGTTTACTTTTCTGTACCTCGTGCAGTTAGCAGACTAGTCTGAGTAGGCTAGTTCCAGATAAACTTCATTTAGGATTGCATATAGCTTGCTTACTGATCAATAATTCTAAAGTTAAATTGGTCAGTTCATTGAACGACTGCATTACCGACTTGTACGCAGGACTAGTGTCAGAAGCATGACATAGAACAGATAGAGAGAGCCGTTAAAGTAATTGGTTTTCAGAAGCATATTATTTAAACTAAACTTCCGACTGTCTATACCTCCCTGATGTCGATAATACAGCGATGGTTTGTACTGGCCACCGAAAGTACGGTCAAACAAGCAGTTAAACAAGCTCAAAAGCAGCTAGTATCTCAGAGTTTGttttatataatattttgaTGGTCCAGGGTCCAAGCTGTCGCTACCTCAAATTTGCTGAGACATCAGTGTCAGTAATTTTTACAAgaaatattgataatttctGTAATGCAGTTCAATATTTTCCCATTGATGTGAAATTTAAAACAATGTCGAACCAGATATGAACCGAACATGCTCCCCATTTTAGTATGTATCGCAGTTGTCTgtgaattgaaacttttgccatAAGTTTGCCGCTTCATTGAAATTGTTGCGATCAACGTCACAAACAATATGCACCATAGATCAATTCCAAAAGTTATAGAGTGTATCGGCCCTGATAATTTACGGTAAACGTCAGATATGCGTGATAAACGTCATCACTTTTTCCCGACTACATTTGTGTACAGTCccttttttgtcatttgacggtaaacaaagtaaacaaacaagttGTATGTCAATCTCCGTCTGCGATGTGATGTTGCAGACATGAAGATTTGAAGGGATTTGAGGAACAAAGATATTTCAAGTTGCTAAATTCTGGAATAATAtgttgaattttgtaattttatcccATGGTTGTTTGCTTAAGTTACTGTAATTTTTAGACGAtctctagcaaacattctgttCGCACAGCATGGTCTACCTGCGAGTCCAAACAGGCATGGCAGCATGTCGTGCGCGCAAcgcctgttgacatggcaactgtcagtgtaaacaaacaaaacgatCAACCTCTCCCCGGTTCATGCAACGATTGAGCAGACCGAAATCTGGAGAGATTTAAAAGACGGTTTATGATCGGTAGcgattgtaatagcatattgcaccagaACAAGCTCTTCCGTGCGACTACTTTGAAATCCCAGTACCTAATgagttcattgagatatggaggcTTTGTCGTGCGTGGTGTTAACTTTTTCGTgtagtttatgaatgaagctTGTTTATATATTTCCATTTTATGCGTAAGGCGGAATGAAAGTGacacctcaaaatttaaggttttccctatcatttgtaaaattctgaTCATGAGTATATTGTAAATCGATTGTTACCCAATATCGACAGTTCATTGAGTCGTATCAGCTTTCATGTCATCTATGCTGCATCAAAACGCTCGACCTTGTCTCATGTCTGACGCAGCAAAAAAGACAcccatgctgatacgacacaggaacaggcgatctAATCATccaatacatgtaaaatcaacCGTCAGAAATGAGGTTCGAGTCCTTATATTCATATTCCTAAAAGATGCAGAAAATGTGTTTATTTGCAGCAATCGATTTAAGGGCCCTTCAGAAATTCTACCATGTTGTATTTTCTATAGCATTTACTGTATCGATTATTGATTGTATTGGTTTGTACAGTGAAGGAGAAGACTGGCAGCGTCATCGTAGTGTTCTACTGAAGCCATTACTTCGACCAAAGGAAGTTGcatcacacacagacacactgaATGAAGTTTCTGATGATCTCATCGCCAAGATCCGTCGTGTACACGCAACTCCCGGCAAGAGTTCCAGTACTATGGACGATGAATTAGCACGGTGGTCCACGGAAGGCAAAGACGACCTTAAATTTTGTACCGTTTGCACGGAAAAGAGCTATTATTTTTTCTATATGCGTTAATATTTTTTGGTTTTGCATCATTAAAATTCACCAATACGTTATCATTTACTATTATTAACGATTGATATTATTGAAACTATTCATCGTCTGGCaacttaaaaattgtaagattgtTGGAGCTAGAAGTGTCAATGGAagcaattttatcatgcatgtTTAACTCGACGAAGGTTTACGTTGTCACCATAGCAAAGTCAGATGTAGCTCTGATCAAAAGTGTTAAAGattatatgtttatttttaatttgcatactcGCGTGTTACCTCCATGGATTGCATGGCAGTTGTCTACTGATGCCTGTCAGGCTTTTCTAAACAGTCGATCAATGCCGCGTTTTTAAGCAGTCTATCAACACCATGTCTTTATTACAGCTGCAAGAGCCTGTGATATTTtgattatgataataatgatgattattattattagtagtacTGACATGAATAGAGCGTCTTGACATCGTTCTACCTATATTTATCTGCTCTTTTTCTATTGTACACAAGGTATGGctgcaatattgttcaacagACGTCTGGGATTGTTATCAGATTCTGTTGATCCCATGTCAGAGGAGTTTATAAATGCCACTAAGGATTTCTTTCGATATTCAGAAGCCTTGTTCTTCTTGCCATTCAAACTGCAAGTGAAGTTGAATCTTCCAGCATGGAAAGGTGTAAGGAGGACGgccaagtcaatttttgatATCAGTAAGTCTGCATCACATTCTACTCCTAGTCtttttgacatatttacaaATCATGATATTCTTGCATCAACATGCCATACATCACAGAGATTATTACAGCTTGGTAAAGGCCAAGCTACTCCTTTCTACATTGAAATATAATCCGcgcaaaaattttgatgttgttgttttcagcCCAGTTCCACATAAAGGAGAGCATCGCCGCCAAGAAGAGATCCGGCGATGACTCAAACATCGATGATGATGGACACATACGTCATATCATCCAGTACATGAATGACAG is a window encoding:
- the LOC139151465 gene encoding 25-hydroxyvitamin D-1 alpha hydroxylase, mitochondrial-like, producing MALSPIRVLTLLLARRVQTCCQSQSSLTLSVRRSTTVAQPVDKGDDRPKLIDESKVKPFEAIPGQQSKLATYINVFRNGGLARLDKYFTWRRNTLGPIWKESIGTLSGVVVADPSATEAVVRAEGKYPRRMPMEPWLLYRKMGGYSLGVLLAEGEDWQRHRSVLLKPLLRPKEVASHTDTLNEVSDDLIAKIRRVHATPGKSSSTMDDELARWSTEGMAAILFNRRLGLLSDSVDPMSEEFINATKDFFRYSEALFFLPFKLQVKLNLPAWKGVRRTAKSIFDITQFHIKESIAAKKRSGDDSNIDDDGHIRHIIQYMNDSGKLTDGEILASTAELFGAAVDTTSSTMVWTLDLLAWNRNVQEKLHKEITGVVKKGDKITQEHLKHLHYLKAVIRESMSQTDQNFHERSLLAKSPVETTVGFVEHLYSVAPFFNRILASDVILGGYHFPAGTTVIVHVGLMSHDPQFFDNPDKFIPERWLRSDKPIPRLNQFAALPFATGPRQCIGRRLAELEMYLCLAKIVQNFILEPNSDRPLKPRMRLLLAGDKPLNLKFVERL